In Bacillus sp. NP247, one DNA window encodes the following:
- a CDS encoding NAD-dependent epimerase/dehydratase family protein, with the protein MRKNNYLIVGGNSFIGINLTLGLLEQGQNVKVFSRHINNFPQNIIGEVEFIRGDLENIEDIYIALMNVDIIIYLAATSNVATSIDDVFGDINSSFFFLNFMESVKDFQIKKIVLASSGGTVYGEPEYLPIDEKHPLKPLSPYGITKVSLENYLYFYKRKYGIDYVVCRYSNPYGKYQNPLKKVGAINCFLYQHLSNERINIYGNPQEIIRDYIYIDDLVEITIQLSQFNRLKSCVYNIGSGKGLSLKRIIVELEKLTERKVDFICYKQKQENVQKIILNIDRVRQECNWEPKIDFKSGIRLNKLWIEEFLYSEK; encoded by the coding sequence ATGAGGAAGAATAATTATTTAATAGTAGGTGGAAATAGTTTCATTGGTATTAACCTCACGTTAGGTTTATTAGAACAGGGGCAAAATGTAAAAGTATTTTCCAGACATATAAATAATTTCCCTCAAAATATTATAGGTGAAGTTGAATTTATTAGAGGTGATTTAGAAAATATTGAAGATATATATATAGCTTTAATGAATGTGGATATCATTATTTATTTAGCTGCAACGTCTAATGTAGCAACTTCAATTGACGATGTTTTTGGAGATATTAACAGTAGCTTTTTTTTTCTTAATTTCATGGAAAGTGTTAAAGATTTTCAGATTAAAAAAATTGTATTAGCGTCTTCTGGAGGCACGGTTTATGGTGAACCTGAATATTTACCTATTGATGAGAAACATCCATTAAAACCACTTTCTCCATATGGAATAACAAAAGTGTCGCTTGAGAATTATTTGTATTTTTATAAGAGGAAATATGGAATAGACTATGTTGTATGTAGATATTCTAATCCATATGGAAAATATCAAAATCCTTTAAAGAAAGTTGGGGCAATAAATTGTTTTTTGTATCAGCATCTCAGTAATGAAAGGATTAATATATACGGGAATCCACAAGAGATTATTCGAGATTATATTTATATCGATGATTTAGTTGAAATTACGATACAACTATCGCAATTTAATCGATTGAAATCTTGCGTATATAACATAGGAAGCGGCAAAGGTCTCTCTTTAAAACGAATTATAGTAGAATTGGAGAAATTAACAGAAAGAAAAGTGGATTTTATCTGCTATAAACAAAAACAAGAAAATGTTCAAAAAATCATTTTAAATATAGATAGGGTAAGGCAAGAATGTAATTGGGAACCGAAAATAGATTTCAAAAGTGGAATTAGATTAAATAAGCTATGGATTGAGGAGTTCTTATATAGTGAAAAATGA
- a CDS encoding class I SAM-dependent methyltransferase encodes MKEFIEENKDLISQIANTYNVNANVHPEDHIFQFLVTNPVFPSKKEAIDYYFKDGKNSAEILLDLITSSYTPIDNPIKLLEFASGYGCVTRHLINIQTDLRLTSCDIHEEAITFIESTLNTSSILSHPEPEQVKLASSTYDIVFCLSFFSHMPDTTWFRWLQTLYNAVSPGGLFIFTTHGYQSKKYFGFPNLNKQGYWFLPSSEQFDLDVNQYGQTIVSPSYVCDKIKLLPYNPVIKKFNEGFWWEHQDLWVIQKEIK; translated from the coding sequence TTGAAAGAATTTATAGAGGAAAATAAAGATTTAATTTCTCAAATCGCAAACACCTACAATGTAAATGCAAACGTCCATCCTGAGGATCACATTTTTCAATTCCTTGTCACTAATCCCGTCTTCCCTTCTAAAAAGGAAGCGATAGATTATTATTTTAAAGATGGAAAGAACTCAGCAGAAATACTCTTAGACTTAATTACTTCCTCTTACACTCCTATAGACAATCCAATTAAATTATTAGAATTTGCATCCGGATACGGCTGCGTAACACGGCATTTAATAAATATACAAACAGACTTACGTCTAACTTCATGTGATATACATGAAGAAGCTATTACTTTTATTGAAAGTACATTAAATACTTCTTCTATATTATCTCATCCTGAACCCGAACAAGTAAAACTGGCCTCTTCTACGTATGATATTGTTTTTTGTCTATCCTTTTTTTCTCATATGCCTGATACGACTTGGTTTCGTTGGCTTCAAACATTGTATAACGCTGTTTCACCCGGCGGCTTATTCATTTTCACAACTCACGGATATCAAAGTAAAAAGTACTTCGGCTTTCCAAATTTAAATAAACAGGGGTATTGGTTTCTCCCCTCTAGTGAACAATTTGATTTAGATGTTAATCAATACGGACAAACGATAGTTAGTCCCTCTTACGTATGTGACAAAATTAAATTATTACCCTATAACCCTGTTATCAAAAAATTCAATGAAGGTTTTTGGTGGGAACATCAAGACCTTTGGGTAATACAAAAAGAAATAAAATAA